In one window of Lewinellaceae bacterium DNA:
- a CDS encoding response regulator transcription factor, with product MKRAHILYVEDDETLSMLTQEHLEQQGYQVTHVGNGRNALEAIQSKDFDLYILDVMLPEIDGFDLATNIRRKDVDTPILFLSAKSMKEDRIHGLKIGADDFITKPYSMEELLLKIDVFLRRSKVRQHTVAEVVRIGDLEFEYQNLILHVGKEEITLTQREADLLMYLWKNRNQVLRRSDILEALWGEDDYFLGRSLDVFISRLRKYCKYDQRLKIENIHGVGFKLKCPE from the coding sequence ATGAAAAGAGCACACATCCTGTATGTTGAAGATGATGAAACCTTAAGCATGTTAACCCAGGAACACCTGGAGCAACAGGGATACCAGGTCACCCATGTAGGTAACGGACGCAATGCGCTGGAAGCCATACAGTCGAAAGACTTTGACCTCTATATCCTGGATGTTATGCTGCCCGAGATTGATGGCTTTGACCTTGCAACCAACATCCGGCGAAAAGATGTGGATACCCCCATCCTGTTTCTATCCGCAAAATCCATGAAAGAAGACCGCATCCACGGATTGAAGATCGGGGCCGACGACTTTATTACCAAGCCGTACAGCATGGAAGAACTACTATTGAAAATAGATGTGTTCCTGCGCCGGAGCAAAGTCCGCCAGCATACGGTGGCTGAAGTGGTTCGCATCGGGGATCTGGAATTTGAATATCAGAATTTGATCCTGCACGTAGGTAAGGAAGAAATAACCCTGACCCAGCGGGAAGCCGACCTGCTGATGTATCTCTGGAAAAACCGGAATCAGGTCCTGCGCCGGAGCGATATCCTGGAAGCTTTGTGGGGTGAGGACGATTATTTCCTCGGGCGCAGCCTGGATGTCTTTATATCACGGTTACGAAAATATTGCAAATACGATCAGCGATTGAAGATTGAAAATATTCATGGTGTGGGATTTAAACTGAAATGCCCCGAGTGA